Proteins co-encoded in one Fusarium musae strain F31 chromosome 3, whole genome shotgun sequence genomic window:
- a CDS encoding hypothetical protein (EggNog:ENOG41), translating to MLLAAQAPQGRSRSDSLQQMLDLEKKLNVSTESDKILEGLADVLAQFQRTHQGSVPPSPACTDSSGSVPPSPGHPPRRFELVPKDKKGPTPVRNYSAVPPPLFSAPERSESPNMIPRKPVGKELSQLSSTEQLKDDDKPAHKTVAFMFPPDVEEQRSVCQSPTWEAYERQKKEKKEEKRKELQRKEEEKRKAKEKEQELAMNQALEEAWKNAPKPRGRKLSKPQPPPPSLQTQGLSTTVPPQTTQKRRSRSSSLLGFSIGRNNDDPEEPKRSRSSSLTSIFRKSFEIKRASFDETSPTGFLGGKKLEKKKDDFHQKVLEDQAKGDSRVHPAMRKSFLGHGSFTPLKVNPQQKEEDAKRRAYPPISINTSGVRGQSKPAKSPSRRGSVNIYLWSARARRGSVSDDCAVADTDDEGDQNTATTPDSEILYNKAQGLNRRGGLYIKKEDGEQSVTPRSSNQSMKQAAKPKDTEKPPQQDTITVSRPPITNSTQPQGQARRSSTASGLSIPPPPPRRSSKRGSLTLLTRLNNSQPASDEAKSAPVESSKSKDKLFRHNPPSIRYEQTSPGVRPKPITADSEPAVPTKWKLKDAAKSAFSRGHSAQNSVSSTMSASSKTSTASSVGPPVPTKTDLPVSKGLAGANDAPIRTQHVHAPVKHLTPGTTRSPIGRRPTTSSSESSYSDGIQTLSPMSTPHTSPPQSEMGHSPSIATIKPSMHATASPVSPYWSYTNSPQMAPIDRFDTNPSDPEIDPIQEAANRVMEAFSNANLRNRRTPVSSDETSFASTPTYPPLKHKPRSKGHLRSVQSGHRATISDPEATIKTLRRQSNLEHQHHGEPSAKMFVECCACMRYHDMPSRLYEAMSNPDGVLSAGSTDFAGSVTMTVKCPWCKHEMSTKCCAGFAAMVYIKERFH from the coding sequence ATGCTCCTCGCTGCTCAAGCGCCTCAAGGGCGCTCTCGCTCAGATAGCTTGCAGCAAATGCTCGAtctggagaagaagctcaatgtAAGCACAGAAAGTGACAAAATTCTGGAGGGTTTGGCTGACGTACTCGCACAGTTTCAGCGGACACACCAGGGCTCTGTGCCTCCATCTCCGGCATGCACCGATAGCAGTGGCTCAGTACCACCCAGCCCAGGCCACCCACCTCGTCGTTTTGAGCTGGTGCCCAAGGATAAGAAAGGCCCTACACCTGTTCGAAACTACTCCGCTGTTCCGcctcctctcttctcagcTCCTGAGCGCTCAGAGTCACCAAACATGATCCCCCGAAAGCCCGTGGGAAAGGAACTTTCTCAATTATCTTCAACGGAGCAGCTCAAAGACGACGACAAGCCCGCTCACAAGACCGTGGCGTTCATGTTTCCCCCTGATGTGGAAGAGCAGCGCTCTGTGTGCCAATCACCCACTTGGGAAGCGTACGAGCgtcagaagaaggagaagaaagaagagaagcgaaaggagctccagagaaaagaagaggagaagcgaaaggcgaaggagaaggagcagGAATTAGCCATGAACCAAGCCCTCGAAGAAGCTTGGAAGAACGCTCCCAAGCCTCGCGGTCGAAAGCTGAGTAAACCTCAACCACCGCCTCCGTCTCTTCAAACTCAAGGACTCAGCACAACTGTGCCGCCTCAAACAACACAGAAGCGACGATCTCGCTCGTCGAGCTTATTGGGATTCTCGATTGGTAGAAACAACGACGATCCTGAAGAGCCCAAACGCAGTCGCTCCAGCTCACTTACATCCATCTTCCGCAAATCCTTCGAGATCAAGCGTGCTTCGTTCGATGAGACCAGCCCTACCGGTTTCTTGGGcggcaagaagcttgagaagaagaaggacgactTCCACCAGAAAGTCCTCGAGGACCAAGCCAAGGGCGACAGCAGAGTTCATCCAGCCATGCGAAAGTCGTTCCTCGGCCATGGGTCGTTTACTCCTCTCAAGGTCAATCCCCAGcagaaagaggaagatgccAAACGAAGAGCATACCCTCCTATCTCTATCAACACATCTGGCGTGAGGGGTCAATCGAAGCCGGCCAAGTCGCCTAGTCGAAGGGGTTCAGTCAATATTTACCTGTGGAGCGCTAGAGCTCGACGTGGTTCTGTCAGTGATGATTGTGCAGTCGCTGATACGGACGATGAGGGTGATCAGAACACCGCTACTACACCAGACAGCGAGATTCTGTACAACAAGGCCCAAGGTTTGAACAGACGAGGCGGTCTTTacatcaagaaggaagacGGCGAACAATCCGTCACCCCTCGCTCTTCAAACCAGAGCATGAAACAAGCCGCCAAGCCCAAAGACACCGAGAAGCCTCCCCAGCAAGATACCATCACCGTCTCCCGCCCCCCAATAACAAACTCAACACAACCCCAAGGTCAAGCCCGGcgctcatcaacagcatcaggTCTCTCCATcccaccgccgccgccgcgaagaagctcaaagcgAGGATCTCTCACACTCCTAACACGACTCAACAACTCTCAACCAGCTTccgatgaagccaagagcGCTCCAGTGGAGTCATCAAAGTCCAAGGACAAATTGTTCAGACACAATCCCCCGAGCATCCGTTATGAACAGACTTCGCCGGGCGTGCGACCGAAACCCATCACTGCTGATTCAGAACCCGCTGTTCCTACGAAATGGAAGCTTAAGGATGCTGCCAAGAGTGCGTTCAGCAGAGGTCATTCAGCGCAGAACTCGGTTTCGTCGACGATGAGTGCTTCGTCAAAGACGAGCACCGCATCTTCTGTCGGACCGCCTGTGCCAACAAAGACGGATTTGCCAGTGTCGAAGGGCTTGGCTGGTGCTAATGATGCCCCCATTCGCACGCAGCACGTTCACGCTCCGGTGAAGCATCTCACCCCAGGAACTACACGCTCACCTATCGGTCGTCGCCCTacgacaagctcatcagAGTCCTCATACTCCGATGGTATTCAGACTTTATCTCCCATGAGCACACCACACACATCCCCTCCCCAATCTGAAATGGGCCACTCACCCAGCATCGCAACCATCAAGCCCTCAATGCACGCAACCGCCAGCCCCGTCAGTCCCTACTGGTCCTACACAAACTCTCCCCAAATGGCACCCATCGACCGTTTCGACACCAACCCCTCCGACCCCGAAATCGATCCCATCCAAGAAGCCGCCAACAGAGTAATGGAAGCCTTCTCAAACGCCAACCTCCGCAACCGCCGAACACCCGTCTCCTCCGACGAGACAAGCTtcgcctcaacaccaacatacCCGCCCCTAAAGCACAAGCCCCGAAGCAAAGGACATCTGCGCTCCGTCCAGAGCGGCCATAGAGCGACCATCTCTGACCCGGAAGCGACAATCAAGACGCTCCGTCGGCAATCGAACCTagagcaccagcaccacGGCGAACCGAGCGCCAAGATGTTCGTCGAGTGCTGCGCTTGCATGCGCTACCACGATATGCCAAGCAGGCTCTACGAAGCCATGTCCAACCCAGATGGTGTACTGAGCGCTGGCTCAACGGATTTCGCGGGGAGCGTTACCATGACGGTGAAGTGTCCGTGGTGCAAGCATGAGATGAGCACAAAGTGCTGCGCTGGATTCGCAGCCATGGTGTACATCAAGGAGAGATTTCACTAA
- a CDS encoding hypothetical protein (EggNog:ENOG41), giving the protein MGEPKKGTIKFRNKEGTLDASALLWRALTSEKPEVMRKYITKDAVLCEPDQKVYSPRTEPSLDEYMEDGYEPWTAYKIHDEPEFVEIDLMASALNYRVTAWKLQNGEMMATEAWCHSVFRQGPGGDWKCCLHHMAKV; this is encoded by the coding sequence atGGGCGAACCAAAGAAAGGCACAATCAAGTTCCGCAACAAAGAAGGCACCCTCGACGCCTCCGCCCTTCTTTGGCGCGCCCTGACCTCCGAGAAGCCAGAGGTAATGCGCAAATACATCACCAAAGACGCCGTCCTCTGCGAGCCAGACCAGAAGGTGTACTCACCCCGCACCGAGCCGTCTCTGGACGAGTACATGGAGGATGGCTACGAGCCCTGGACGGCGTACAAGATCCACGACGAGCCTGAGTTTGTAGAGATCGACCTCATGGCCTCGGCGCTCAACTACCGCGTCACTGCGTGGAAGCTCCAGAATGgggagatgatggcgacggAGGCTTGGTGTCATAGCGTCTTTCGACAGGGACCTGGAGGGGATTGGAAGTGCTGTCTTCATCATATGGCCAAGGTctaa
- a CDS encoding hypothetical protein (EggNog:ENOG41~CAZy:GH3), protein MNDLNTPSTPDTEYSPPCSPQQKIQHLRDTRSAAREKLARLTLVSLLTAADFWRTKAIPEKGIPSIKTTDGPNGARGGIFVGGTKAALFPCGISLAATWNKDLLYQVGQHLALEVRARSAEMLLAPTVCMHRHPLGGRNFESFSEDPLLTGKLAAQYIKGLQDRGVAATIKHFVGNEQETNRLTIDSLITERPLREIYLKPFEIAVREANPWAVMTSYNLINGVHADLNKHTLKDILRGEWGYEGTVVSDWGGINSSIESVEAGCDIEFPYSSKWRLDKLVTAVNEGRISIEDINQAAENVLTLVERLKGGDMSPEAPEREDDREETRELIRTAGHEGLTLLKNDGGILPLCPKSTKVAVIGPNANRHIAGGGGSASLNPYYNTIPLDSIRKVSKQKVSFAQGCHIHKWLPVASEYCTEQTGKPGVHIDWYAGDKFEGNPVVKQRRTNTDLFLWDSAPLSEVGPEWSAVATTYLMPRTTGKHTISFMSVGPGKLFVNDKLVLDLWDWTEEGEAMFDGSIDYLVDVDMEADKAVELRVEMTNELRPISKQKQFGITHKYGGCRIGYKEQDQVDYIQQAVQTARDADVAVVIVGVDAEWESEGYDRQTMDLPADGNQDRLIEAVVKANPRTVVVNQSGSPVHMPWVDRVPVILQGWYQGQEAGNALADVLFGIENPSGKLPSTFPKRIEHTPAWHTWPGENHKVLYGEGLYIGYRHYDHAKIEPLFPFGHGLSYTTFEYGRPEISTKTLTPDGEIKITLAISNIGSRAGAEIVQLYVHDEKSRLPRPEKELVAFEKVFLEAGETRHITIKLDKYAVGYYDETVPGWIAEEGAFKVLIGASSTDIRQSTRFNVKESFTWVF, encoded by the exons ATGAACGATTTAAACACCCCTTCTACTCCTGATACGGAGTACTCTCCTCCATGTAGTCCCCAGCAAAAGATTCAGCATCTGAGAGATACTCGCTCTGCAGCAAGAGAGAAGCTGGCGAGGCTGACGCTG GTCTCACTCCTCACAGCTGCAGACTTTTGGAGAACGAAAGCTATTCCTGAGAAGGGCATCCCCTCGATCAAGACAACTGACGGTCCCAATGGTGCACGTGGTGGCATCTTTGTTGGCGGCACCAAG GCTGCACTATTCCCTTGCGGAATCTCCCTCGCAGCAACATGGAACAAAGATCTGCTCTACCAAGTCGGGCAACATCTAGCGCTCGAAGTTCGAGCTCGATCAGCAGAAATGCTTCTCGCTCCCACAGTCTGCATGCATCGTCATCCCCTTGGCGGCCGTAATTTTGAGTCTTTCTCCGAAGACCCCCTTCTCACTGGAAAACTGGCAGCGCAGTACATCAAAGGTCTTCAAGACAGGGGTGTTGCAGCGACCATCAAGC ATTTCGTTGGAAACGAGCAAGAGACCAACAGGTTGACGATAGATTCGCTCATCACAGAGCGTCCTCTTCGGGAGATCTACTTGAAACCGTTTGAGATTGCCGTTCGAGAGGCTAACCCTTGGGCTGTCATGACTTCgtacaacctcatcaacggCGTCCACGCTGATTTGAACAAGCACACATTGAAAGACATCCTCCGAGGGGAGTGGGGATACGAGGG AACCGTGGTTTCTGACTGGGGAGGCATCAACTCGTCAATCGAATCCGTGGAAGCAGGATGCGACATCGAATTCCCCTACTCCTCAAAATGGCGTCTGGACAAGCTCGTCACAGCCGTCAACGAGGGTCGCATTTCGATTGAGGATATTAACCAAGCAGCTGAGAACGTACTCACGTTGGTGGAACGACTCAAGGGAGGCGATATGTCGCCTGAAGCACCTGAGCGGGAAGATGACCGTGAGGAAACGAGGGAACTCATCCGAACTGCTGGCCATGAAGGTCTTACACTTCTCAAGAACGACGGCGGTATCCTCCCTTTATGCCCCAAATCTACCAAGGTCGCTGTTATTGGGCCCAACGCCAACCGACATATTGCAGGCGGTGGTGGAAGCGCGAGTTTGAACCCGTACTACAACACCATTCCGCTTGACAGCATTCGCAAGGTATCTAAGCAGAAAGTCTCGTTCGCCCAAGGTTGCCATATCCACAAGTGGCTCCCCGTGGCATCTGAGTACTGCACTGAACAGACGGGCAAACCAGGCGTTCACATTGACTGGTATGCGGGTGATAAGTTTGAGGGTAACCCAGTAGTGAAGCAGCGCCGAACAAACACAGATCTCTTCCTCTGGGACTCAGCGCCCTTGAGCGAAGTCGGCCCCGAATGGTCTGCCGTGGCCACGACGTATCTCATGCCGAGGACAACAGGCAAACACACCATCAGCTTCATGAGCGTTGGGCCTGGAAAGCTCTTCGTCAATGACAAGTTGGTTTTAGATCTGTGGGACTGGACCGAAGAAGGCGAGGCGATGTTTGACGGCTCGATTGACTACCTCGTTGATGTCGACATGGAGGCTGACAAAGCTGTTGAGCTGCGCGTGGAGATGACGAATGAACTTCGTCCCATTTcgaagcagaagcagttcGGCATCACGCACAAATACGGTGGATGTCGCATCGGATATAAGGAGCAAGATCAGGTGGATTATATTCAGCAAGCGGTCCAGACGGCTCGCGACGCGGATGTCGCTGTCGTTATTGTCGGAGTCGATGCTGAGTGGGAGTCAGAAGGGTATGATCGTCAAACAATGGATCTTCCTGCTGATGGAAACCAGGACAGGCTTATCGAAGCTGTCGTCAAAGCTAACCCCAGGACCGTTGTCGTCAACCAATCCGGCAGCCCAGTGCATATGCCATGGGTCGATCGAGTGCCTGTGATTCTTCAGGGCTGGtaccaaggacaagaagccgGCAATGCATTGGCAGATGTCCTATTTGGTATTGAGAACCCAAGTGGCAAGCTCCCA AGCACGTTCCCCAAGCGCATTGAGCACACTCCAGCATGGCACACCTGGCCCGGCGAGAACCACAAAGTGCTATACGGCGAAGGTCTCTACATCGGCTACCGACACTACGACCACGCCAAGATCGAGCCCCTCTTCCCCTTCGGTCACGGCCTCTCCTACACAACCTTCGAATACGGCCGTCCCGAGATCTCAACAAAGACCCTCACCCCCGATggcgagatcaagatcaccctcgccatctccaacatcgGATCCCGCGCCGGTGCAGAAATCGTGCAGCTCTACGTCCACGATGAAAAGAGTCGCTTGCCGCGACCTGAAAAGGAACTCGTGGCGTTTGAGAAGGTGTTTCTTGAAGCGGGAGAGACGAGGCATATCACCATCAAATTGGATAAGTACGCTGTTGGGTATTATGACGAGACTGTGCCTGGGTGGATTGCTGAGGAGGGCGCGTTCAAGGTGTTGATCGGAGCGTCGAGTACGGATATCAG ACAATCGACGAGGTTCAATGTGAAGGAGTCGTTTACTTGGGTGTTCTAA